Below is a window of Phyllopteryx taeniolatus isolate TA_2022b chromosome 16, UOR_Ptae_1.2, whole genome shotgun sequence DNA.
CTTCATAGTGGCTTCGTCAGTAGTGCGccttttcttttgttgtcaATTTGTGTCACGTATGTAAACGTAAACGCCTTTTACGTGTTTACGCTCATTCTGTGCTTTTTGAAAACATGACTTTTCTACATTTACATGCCCTGACGCGTTGTTTCAATTTCAAGCATGCAGTTTTAACTACAGCCAGCAGATCACAGCAAATTTACAGTTTACTGTCCACTATGAAGCTGTgctattttatttatcattttaccTTGAATAACCATAACGCCACTTGTTTAGcattcaagtttttattttttataacaaTGACCAATATCAGACACCAGTGAGTTTATGGTTTAATGAAAAGGACTCAAATTTGTGTGATGGTTGACACTCCATACTGCACCAGGAAAGCGCTTTCTTGgatctgtgtgtctgtgtactaGAAGACAAGAGcgacattttaaaatcattttaaaacaaaccttACATGTGAAAACTCACGTGCAGTCTTAATGGAGAGTGGACGAGTTCAGAATCCTGGCAGCAGAGAAGCGCAAAGGGCCTCTCCTTAGTGTGGGAATGTTCTTGGAAGCATAGAGCGACCACTTTAGCGGGAAGGAAGACGTCCCAGTCAGCCGCGTGCTCATCCACCAGGTCACTCACCATCCTGGAAGCCAACACAGTGCAAGCAGTCTTTTTCCCCTCCATCTGTAAAATAGCTATTGTCTTACCTCAAATAATTATCTCCTTCCCCCACAGTAAAAATGGCCTTACCCCAAATGAGCAGGTCCTTTTGTTcgtcaggaaaaacaaaaaaataattcatatgCCTCACCTTTCCTCTCTCCTCAAATAAACACCTAccccaagtaaaaaaaagtcattgctcacctcaaataaacaacaagtaaaaaaaaactaccatctaaaataaacacataatttATTCCTCAAAAAAGTGCCTCActtcaaagaaaaaagtaattattcctccctcagtaaaaaaaaaaaaaaacatctcaaattCATGGACTTTTCCCtcagcaaaatgaaaaaatgccCCACCTTGAATACAGACCACCTTTCAcccctcagaaaaaaaatgcccttcttacgtgtaaaaaaaaaaaaaaatgcatcgcaAATAATTTTGCCCTTCAGTAAAAATGCCTGCAACATTTTaccgtcagaaaaataaatgtaaaaaataaaccttaAATAAGCAAGTACCTTTTCTCTCCACAGATGTttcctttcgcctctcagtaaaaaaaataaaaataatgcctCATCTCACACAAGTATTTTTcactcaataaaaaaagaaatgccatGAACCAGTATTTTTCCTTGGTAAAAAAATTAATCCCGACCTCAAATAAGTCAATTTTCTCACTCACTAATGCCCTTGTGCACTCTGCAAAATATAAATACCTTACtttaaataaagtcatttttttgcacctgcaccatcagtgggaaaaaaatggctcaccttaaaaaaaaaaaaacacacacacacacacacagggaaaataaaatacaattacaggTGGTTAAAGAATCATGCATCACCATGGACATCATTACCTTTGATGATACTGGTAATGTATCACAGTATCTCATGAGATTGTGTACTTAATATTGTGGCCTGTTCACCGATACAGACCTGTCAATCATGTGCTGAGTGTTCAGATCGATGGCGCCGGTGTGCGGATGCTGAACCACGAGCGACACGTCGGTCGTCAGCTGTCTGGCGAGTTCTTGATTGATCTGACGCCACGCAGCAAGTCTTTACACGTTCAAGATGTCACGCTTTTACATCACTCACCTGGACGATGGCGTCGCGGGGCAGCCTGGAGAGGATCCGCAGCGGTAAGCCGAAGTGGCAGACGGCATCGCCGATGTGCTTGGCGACGTGCGTGGGCAGATAGGACGGCACGGCTGCCGCCTCAACCCACTTGGAGTAGTAGTCGCTCAGCGTCACCACGTACTTGTGCCCGTTGTGCGTCGGAGGGAGAGGACCCCGCACATCCAAGCCCAGCCACTGCCACGCTGCAGTCACCTGATGCCACCCAATCACagtaatttatattaaaaaaaaggatgataTTATACAGCAACtagtagaaaaaaaactcacctcaATCACCTTTTCAGGATCTAGGCCATCTATCTATGGAAGAGATAtcaaaacatttgttaaaatataacAAATGTTTTGTGAATATCCTCATTCATCTAGGTCATCGTATTCTCAGGCCATTGAATCGCcctatcgattacgtcaatcgATTACTAACCAATTAAATGCCATGGGAATAGTTAAAATGTATGGGAAGAAAGACCTCTACCAAGGCTTTTTGTCAATTGAAGAAAAGTTGCACACAAACCTCCTCAGCGGAGGTCATCACATCTGTGTCGGGTGCCCACTGAACATCCTGTTGGTGaacacaataaatacagtacttgtAAAACCAGAGTAGTATGAGTAGTAGTAGAATTAGACGAAGAAAATAAGTAGAAGTGGTagtagtggtggtggtagtagtagtagggaAGGTAATAGTAGTAATACTAGTAGTACTTCTCTAATAGACTTCATCATTGTGACAATAAGAGGTAATGAGAAGTGTTCGGAGGAgcgtgatgacatcatcatcatcatcatgtgtaGTGAGTGACCTGCTGGGCGCAATAATCTCCATGGAAAAAGTGCGGCAAGGATGTGATCTTGACGAGGCTTTGGTCCATGACGATCCTCCACCTGAGCACTTTGTCTTCCAGCTCCACCTCCGCGTCGGCATGCGCTAGCTCTTCTTCGTCCGCGATCACGGTCGCCGAGGGCGCAGCCAAACTCGTCTGCGAAGCAACGGTGCTCACTTGCTGCCACATTCCAGACAAGGAAAAACGTTTAATCCCAGTCTGTGACCAGTCACTTTCACGACTGCCACAATTGATGAGGTAGCAGTAAATCtcaccttttttcttcttcctcttggagTGCTGGCTGTCTGCAATGAGATGAGtgtcagtaattttttttttttattacttaacTCTACAATCAAACACACGAACCATTTTACCTGATTTACACTTTGATGGTTGTATTTGGCATTTATGTCATGTAGCATGATGACATAAATTCTATTACATTAGCCCCCCGCTATTCGCTGGGGATAGCCCCAGATTGCGAATAATGAAAATCCCCAGATAACTGACAGCCATTAtaatccgctatatgcggaatgtcacgtgaccaaacccagaaaacaggatagctgacttcctgtgtatgctacgctaatgaGCATGAGTGGTTTGATGacctaattgttttttttttatggccagtgtcttcagacaaaagttaaatacatgcatgtcatttatttacacaaatttgatatatgtaaacaagaacgaagcctaaacatgAATATTGTCACCTTTGTTGGCTGTGTTGAcatcttgtttatttttgtattgtagtgTACCATACAATAAATGATTAAGAATAAATAAGTACATAAATTCAATACAATAAAGATTTTACTTCACAATTAATTTAATCAAAGGGAACGAATTCAATAATTCACGTTATCCAGATAATAAATttaaatcttaaaataaataattgcaaaaaaaaattataatgcagtaAAGATTAAAATTTTTCATCAGATAATTAAAAAGTTCATGAAATATATAATATCGGTCATGAAATATGTTGGTCACACGATTACACTGACGAGGTTTAGTAGGATACTTGTGAAGCTTGTCCATGGCCAGAGTCTATTAGCATTAATCACAAACCGTGGTTCTGCTGGCCTCGTCTTGAGGCAGGAATATGGTGGGCACGGCATCTTCCCGAAGCTGGACACACTTGCCAGTTCGGTCGAGGTGCTGCTCCTCAAAGTGTTTGCTACACAGCACAGAGAAGCGAGAAGGAGTCCAGTCCTTCCACTTCATGTTGGCTAGCCATTTCTTCAGGCGTCGCTCGTTGCACAGCGGGAATCTATGAAACACAATAGTCTTTGCTACCTAACTAAAATTGAATAggtcaaaacattaaaaaaaaaaagtcgtatGCCGAACTCACTTGAAGTACTTCTCGTCTGCATCGTCGGAGCTTTCACACTCATACGCGCACTTATAACGTCCCATTTAGAACAAAACTTTATTACACAAATGTgtaaattgttattgtttttgtagcaCATGCATCAAGCTTGCTAACGTAGTGTTGACATTATCcgcttttcaaaataagactatAAGGTTTGGGACTCAACTAACCATAGTCAATCGTGATAATTATATATGGAATTTTAATCATTATATCGCATGATATTCTCAAGCTGATTGACAGGTGGTAACATCAGTCAGAATATCGTAGTTTTAAAGAGAATTACCTATTTCTGCTTTAGATCgatgacattttcttttaacttgACAGGTTTCGCTGGCGGAAATCCTTTTCTTCGTTGGTTTAGTTAAAGGTGTTTCAGATTCATATCGCTCCCTTTGGGTCAAAACTAGAAGGCCAGCCTGTCAAGTTCATTTGGATTTTACGTGATAAAATTCCGAGCGTACTTTGTTCTTTCGTGGGAACCTAACATTCATAAGAACATTTATAACGacacattcaatttaaaaaaaggaaatttaaTTTGCTAATTGACAAGTTTGTATCGTTGACCTTTTGTTTTAGCACAAACTAAATGTAGCGTCTTCAGGTTCTTAGGCTCAAATTGAGCCACAGTGTCATGCGTTACGTAATTATGTAATCAGTCCTATAATcctaaatttgtcattttaaatattcTAAAAAAGGATTTACACCTGCTTTGATAATCTTATACATTCACTatgtttttccccacattatGGTTTatttactccagtttcctcccacatccccaaaacaggcacagtaggttgattgaattctaaattgcccttaggtttaaatgtgaggcaaatggttgtttgtttatatgtgcccttcgattggctggtcACCAGTGCAGTGATGGATGGCTTAGTTTCtacttttttggtttttatatTTGTACTTGAAGAGTCAAAAGTCCCCTTTAGAATCAAAGACAGAATAGCAGCCTGTAAAGATATTTTTTGTGgggaacaagaaaaaaattttacaccgattttatggTGGCTTTCACACAAAtagtatttttagaaaaaagttttattataaaaaaaaaaaagaaacgtacAGATCAATATTCAAATCAATCATCTGAGATTTACTTCATTTGTCTGACAAGTTGTGACATCTGTGGGTGTTTTCATTCGACTTTTGACTTCCACTCGAGCCTCCACTCGTCCCAGTCCAGAAGTGTTCTCGTCACATCCCACCCGGCGGCTTCCACACCTGAAAATCAAACCTGTCGCCTTATCAAATAGACCCTGaaaagctgctgctgctgacttCCACGGTGGCTCACCTTTGTGAAATCGATCAAACTCGGCATCCATCAACTTGTGACTCTTGTGCACCATTTCCCAGAAACCATGATGTTGTTTTGATGGACTCAACATATCGCGCAGCCAAATGGCTTGACACATCGCTCTGATTTCATctcgcgtgtgtgcatgcgctgccaaacacacacatatgcagcCTGGAAGAGAAAAAGAATGAAATGCGAATTTAATACACACTGAAGCGTgcggtttttattttttaaagtaaatgtttTGTACCATTTGTGACACCCAGTAGGAAGGGCGCGTCCTTTCTTATCAAAGCAGAATGCAACTCTTCTGGGCTATGGAAAATATGATGTCAAATTGTGTCAAAttcacacaaacatttaaagCGGAACTTTTTAAGTCCAACAGCCCAAaagtggtaaaaaaacaaaaaactaatattcctcaaaagtcaaacaaatttACCTTTGGACAACTTCCTGAAGCCTCACGCCAAGTTTGATTGGTAACATTTTCCAAAATTCTGGaccaaaaaatacatatacaaatgaACACGCACACAACATAAGAAACTGTAAAGCCACTAATCTTCAAATTCTTCTTTTACCCAAAAAGACAGGTTCCTCTCGATTGGCTTCCAGTGGCGTCAGGAGATGTCCGTCTCGCAGGAAGCGGCGCAGCACGATTACGAGCCGCGCCTCGTTCAACGTTTCCATGACCACCGAACGCACCGCCTTGTAGTTGGCGAAAAGGTGGAGGGCGGTGAAGAGGAAGAACAGGCTGATGGTCAATCTGgcgggtgggggaaaaaacatcaaCCAATAAATATCTGGATAAGGTTTATCACTGGCCGCTTCGAACTTACGCCGGACTGTCCGTGACGAGCGGAATGAGGATCAAACTAACCAGGAGTCCAGCCAGATTCACCAAAGTCTCCTGGAATTATATTTTGTTCAAGAAAATCCAGTAAATCACTAGTAGGAGCAGCAatggtttgttttctttttagagaAGTGCAATaagtttttctcctttttttttgaaaagtgtCACCCAAGCTTTTTATCTGTTTTAGGAAAGAGCATGTTAACAGCTTGTCATATTCTTAGGAAAGTACAAAATCAATAGTTGGTCTTCTCTTTAGGCAAGAGCAACAatgctttgttttcttttgaggaaagtgcaacatcaatattttgtcttcttttcaggAACGTGTCACCTCagctagccagaggctgagctgcactgtgtttgtataCAGAGAACAAGGCAATTACACTTCCTGCCCCATACCTGGAACTCAGTACTGTACCAGATACATGTACCATTACACCTTAATGAGAAATAATAATGACTTTTCAAAGTACCTGACTGCCGTCTTTGGCGGAGATGTCAGCCATGTTGTCTCGGCGAGCTTGATGGACGGTCAGAGCAGCTCTTGTGGCTCCGCCCGCCACACCCACCACAGACTGCAGAGGACACATTTAGACCATTAGCAAAAAACAGCAAGAATTATATTATTACTAAATTGTATAATACAGCTGTTTTTTCTTCAGGGGCAGCATGGCAgccaaagataaataaatattttacaccCACAATTCTATCTTTAGTCATGTTAAAATGGTGGCGCTGGCCATTTTATGTTCTCAAGTTCTATTCCGTTCACCTTGAATATCCCCGACGTGCACACAATCAAGGTGAACCAAGTGGGAAAGAACTGGGCCAGTATTTCCATGAACATGGCGATGTCGTTGAGAATGTCTGCAAAAAGCCTTGATAGACATCCCCACAGGATTAGTCAGAGAAATCATAATTAGACATTTTAGTACTGAACATACCTCCATTTTTTGGCCTCAGAGTCCAACTTGTTCCTGAGACACAGACACaggattaaaaacaacaactttacaCTAAATGGACAAATGTACTTGAACGTGCCTCTTAATCAGTCAATGAGATGTTGGAGTATAGTCCGTGGTTGTGTATTCTTCATCTTATTGAGACATTTTGAAcaatttcttcctttttctgttCCTAGTGCACACAGCAAGATCCATAAAAGGCATGCTTGGATAAGTATGGTGAGGaaaaacacctttgggatgtcCAAGAATTCAGATGGCCCTtggaatgtcatttaaaaaactaCCAGAAGTGTTACATGTACAATAGGCAGGGGCaggaagtaaaagtacaaatacttcggTATTGcactttgaattgaatttttattttggacaGCATTATTTTCATCCGCAAAATTTCatcgtgtatttatttttttctcagttgTGCCAGGTTTATCAAAAcgcttcactttttgttatgttacagcctcattccaaaatggaataaatacatttttctcctcaaaattctacacacaacaccccataatgacaacattaaaacaaacttgggggatttttttgcaaatgtattcaagATAAAAAACTAATCACATGTAAATaggtattcacagcctttgccacAAAGCTCAAACTTGAGCTTGGGTGCATCATGTTTCCACTGAACATCCTTGAAAGATTCCTACAGCTTAATTGGaatccacctgtggta
It encodes the following:
- the LOC133465840 gene encoding uncharacterized protein LOC133465840 is translated as MGRYKCAYECESSDDADEKYFKFPLCNERRLKKWLANMKWKDWTPSRFSVLCSKHFEEQHLDRTGKCVQLREDAVPTIFLPQDEASRTTTASTPRGRRKKQVSTVASQTSLAAPSATVIADEEELAHADAEVELEDKVLRWRIVMDQSLVKITSLPHFFHGDYCAQQDVQWAPDTDVMTSAEEIDGLDPEKVIEVTAAWQWLGLDVRGPLPPTHNGHKYVVTLSDYYSKWVEAAAVPSYLPTHVAKHIGDAVCHFGLPLRILSRLPRDAIVQINQELARQLTTDVSLVVQHPHTGAIDLNTQHMIDRMVSDLVDEHAADWDVFLPAKVVALCFQEHSHTKERPFALLCCQDSELVHSPLRLHYTDTQIQESAFLVQYGVSTITQI
- the rusf1 gene encoding RUS1 family protein C16orf58 homolog isoform X1, translated to MEDCGALLATERYGSGESWQYVAKNGAMQRTRDGSKAESSVNSLVGFFKNVFLPQGYPESVSGDYLQYQFWDTLQAFSSSLSGMLATQASLRGVGVGNQEATVAAATVTWLLRDGTSMLGRIVFAWLKGNKLDSEAKKWRLFADILNDIAMFMEILAQFFPTWFTLIVCTSGIFKSVVGVAGGATRAALTVHQARRDNMADISAKDGSQETLVNLAGLLVSLILIPLVTDSPALTISLFFLFTALHLFANYKAVRSVVMETLNEARLVIVLRRFLRDGHLLTPLEANREEPVFLEFWKMLPIKLGVRLQEVVQSPEELHSALIRKDAPFLLGVTNGCICVCLAAHAHTRDEIRAMCQAIWLRDMLSPSKQHHGFWEMVHKSHKLMDAEFDRFHKGVEAAGWDVTRTLLDWDEWRLEWKSKVE
- the rusf1 gene encoding RUS1 family protein C16orf58 homolog isoform X2 yields the protein MLATQASLRGVGVGNQEATVAAATVTWLLRDGTSMLGRIVFAWLKGNKLDSEAKKWRLFADILNDIAMFMEILAQFFPTWFTLIVCTSGIFKSVVGVAGGATRAALTVHQARRDNMADISAKDGSQETLVNLAGLLVSLILIPLVTDSPALTISLFFLFTALHLFANYKAVRSVVMETLNEARLVIVLRRFLRDGHLLTPLEANREEPVFLEFWKMLPIKLGVRLQEVVQSPEELHSALIRKDAPFLLGVTNGCICVCLAAHAHTRDEIRAMCQAIWLRDMLSPSKQHHGFWEMVHKSHKLMDAEFDRFHKGVEAAGWDVTRTLLDWDEWRLEWKSKVE